In Aspergillus nidulans FGSC A4 chromosome II, a single window of DNA contains:
- a CDS encoding sterol 14-demethylase cyp51B (transcript_id=CADANIAT00004343) — protein MGLVSLVLDNVCERCSALSVWALSGLGLLSVIIIAVVLNVLRQILFKNPNEPPVVFHWFPFIGSTISYGIDPYKFFFNCRAQYGDIFTFVLLGKKTTVYLGTKGNDFILNGKLKDVCAEEVYSPLTTPVFGRHVVYDCPNAKLMEQKKFVKYGLTSDALRSYVQLITAEVEDFAQKSSVFQNAKGVFDVSRTIAEITIYTASRSLQGKEVRDKFDSTFAELYHDLDMGFAPINFMLPYAPLPHNRKRDAAQRKMAETYMEIIKERRKSGEKKDSEDMVWNLMSCVYKNGTPLSDEEIAHMMIALLMAGQHSSSSTLSWILLHLARHPEIVEELYQEQLKVLGSDMHMTYDDLQKLELHSKIIKETLRIHAPIHSIIRAVKSPMPVPGTSYVIPTSHNVLSSPGVTARSDEFFPNPLKWDPHRWDSNPIANSTEDEEKIDYGYGLVSKGTNSPYLPFGAGRHRCIGEQFAYVQLITVTAALVRLFKFDTVSESDKSSVPETDYSSLFSRPAGKCFVQYEKRNVTTKA, from the exons ATGGGACTTGTCTCCCTTGTCCTCGACAATGTTTGTGAACGATGTTCCGCCCTATCAGTTTGGGCCCTTTCTGGGTTAGGATTACTCTCCGTCATTATTATTGCCGTTGTTCTGAACGTTTTGCGACAAATCCTCTTTAAAAATCCCAATGAGCCTCCTGTCGTCTTCCACTGGTTCCCGTTTATTGGAAGCACCATTAGCTACGGCATTGACCCGTACAAGTTTTTTTTCAACTGCCGCGCACAG TATGGAGATATTTTCACGTTCGTCCTTCTGGGAAAGAAGACTACCGTTTATCTCGGTACTAAGGGCAATGACTTTATCCTGAACGGAAAGCTCAAAGATGTGTGTGCCGAGGAAGTCTATTCTCCCCTGACAACCCCTGTATTTGGGCGTCACGTCGTCTATGATTGTCCCAATGCGAAACTCATGGAGCAAAAGAAG TTCGTCAAGTACGGCCTTACCTCAGATGCTCTCCGTTCCTACGTCCAGTTGATCACTGCAGAAGTTGAAGACTTTGCTCAGAAATCATCAGTCTTCCAGAACGCGAAGGGTGTCTTCGACGTATCGAGAACGATTGCCGAGATCACGATTTACACTGCTTCACGCTCGCTCCAGGGAAAGGAGGTACGTGACAAGTTTGACTCGACATTTGCGGAGTTGTATCATGATCTTGATATGGGCTTTGCTCCCATCAACTTCATGCTCCCTTACGCGCCCCTTCCTCACAACCGGAAACGTGACGCGGCCCAGAGGAAAATGGCCGAAACCTATATGGAGATCATCAAAGAGCGTCGCAAATCTGGCGAGAAAAAAGATTCTGAGGACATGGTTTGGAACCTCATGTCTTGCGTTTACAAGAACGGAACTCCGTTGTCCGACGAAGAAATTGCCCACATGATGATCGCACTTCTGATGGCTGGACAACAttcatcttcctctaccCTTTCATGGATTCTGTTGCATCTCGCGAGGCACCCtgagattgtggaggagTTGTATCAGGAACAACTCAAAGTTTTGGGATCTGATATGCATATGACCTACGACGACCtccagaagctggagcttcaTTCCAAGATCATTAAAGAGACATTGCGCATACATGCACCTATTCACTCGATCATCAGGGCAGTCAAAAGTCCTATGCCCGTACCTGGAACCTCATACGTTATCCCAACGTCGCACAATGTCCTTTCCTCGCCTGGTGTAACTGCTAGGTCCGATGAGTTTTTTCCGAACCCATTGAAATGGGATCCTCACCGCTGGGACAGCAATCCTATTGCCAACTCgaccgaggatgaggagaagatcgacTATGGCTATGGTCTGGTCAGCAAGGGTACCAACAGCCCTTATCTTCCATTTGGCGCTGGGAGACATAGATGCATTGGCGAGCAATTTGCTTATGTCCAATTGATTACCGTCACCGCAGCTCTTGTGCGGCTGTTTAAGTTTGACACTGTGTCCGAGTCGGACAAATCATCCGTCCCGGAGACGGATTACTCG TCTCTGTTCTCAAGACCTGCTGGTAAATGCTTCGTGCAATATGAGAAGCGCAACGTCACAACCAAAGCATGA
- the pxr1 gene encoding telomerase inhibitor/ribosome biogenesis protein PXR1 (transcript_id=CADANIAT00004348) translates to MGLAAPRKKTKISHDPNNTNWSRSTSGFGHKILSSQGWTPGSFLGARNAAHADMFTAASASHIRVIVKDDTLGLGARSKRDLLDEPTGLDAFKGLLGRLNGKTDVELQADQRKRDDVKLARYAATKWQAVRFISGGLLAQEKDESKETAECTLKSGAKNANPVDNNCADDKTCATDLSQDSKSKNRRAKDDEKSEKEKERKDGKDKKDKKDKKDKKDKKDKMDKKDKKDKKDKKDKKDTNDKKDTNDKNDKKRKRAEQQEDSDNPVPGPSHAVKEHRPPGRHMIRGRHIAQKRKALMDDKSLNEIFMVKS, encoded by the exons ATGGGTTTGGCAGCGCCCCGCAA AAAAACCAAGATCTCTCATGATCCCAATAATACCAATTGGTCGCGGTCAACAAGTGGCTTCGGACATAAAATTCTCAGTTCCCAAGGATGGACTCCGGGAAGTTTCTTAGGAGCTCGTAATGCAGCGCATGCCGATATGTTTACTGCTGCAAGTGCGTCACATATCAGAGTCATTGTGAAGGACGATACCCTAGGTCTCGGAGCACGTTCGAAACGTGATCTTCTAGACGAACCTACTGGCCTTGATGCTTTTAAGGGCTTACTTGGAAGGTTGAATGGGAAAACGGATGTCGAATTACAAGCCGATCAGAGGAAAAGAGACGATGTGAAACTCGCTCGTTATGCTGCTACCAAATGGCAAGCTGTTAGGTTCATTAGCGGTGGTCTCTTGGCGCAGGAAAAGGACGAATCCAAAGAGACTGCCGAGTGCACACTAAAGTCAGGAGCAAAGAATGCAAACCCTGTCGATAACAATTGTGCAGATGACAAGACTTGCGCCACTGATTTGTCTCAAGATTCGAAGTCCAAAAACCGACGAGCTAAGGACGATGAGAAaagtgagaaagagaaggagagaaaagacgggaaagataaaaaggacaagaaagacaagaaagacaagaaagacaagaaagacaaaatGGATAAAAAGGATAAAAAGGATAAAAAGGACAAAAAGGACAAAAAGGACACGAATGACAAAAAGGACACGAATGACAAGAATGACAAAAAGAGAAAGCGAGCAGAGCAACAAGAGGACTCTGACAACCCTGTCCCAGGCCCATCACACGCAGTGAAGGAACATCGTCCACCTGGAAGACATATGATCCGAGGTCGACATATTGCGCAAAAGAGGAAGGCTTTGATGGATGATAAGTCTTTAAACGAG ATTTTCATGGTAAAATCGTAA
- a CDS encoding diacylglycerol acyltransferase type 2A (transcript_id=CADANIAT00004347): MDTEKVAQHSVTEADSAGDYSSQTARKSHLRGNEVLGRVTGNAVNGLSETSNNASGSIRGIESGTSNQQSKGYEKYGLHWAPLNIRFERRLQTLVVLCHTLTIAICLGVFFFTCAIPLSWPLLLPYLIHISLFSNAATSGSLKYRSDFLRSLPIWSLYASYFPARLHRSAPLLPTRKYVFGYHPHGIISLGAFAAFCTEALRFSKLFPGITNTLLTLDSNFRIPFYREYALSMGLASVSRESCENLLSKGGIDGEGMGRAITIVIGGARESLNASPGSLRLVLKRRMGFIKLAIRTGADLVPVLAFGENDLYEQVRSDSHPLIHKFQMLVKQTLGFTIPLFHARGVFNYDVGLMPYRRPLNIVVGRPIHVVQQQDRNKINDDYIDQLHSEYVRELERLWEEWKDVYAKDRVSEIEIVA, from the exons ATGGACACGGAGAAAGTGGCACAACATTCAGTCACGGAGGCTGATTCTGCAGGAGATTATTCCAGCCAAACAGCCCGTAAGAGTCATTTACGGGGGAATGAGGTGCTCGGAAGGGTTACTGGCAATGCCGTGAATGGACTATCAGAGACCTCTAATAATGCGTCTGGGTCGATCCGAGGCATCGAGTCGGGAACATCTAACCAACAGTCAAAGGGGTATGAAAAGTATGG CCTTCACTGGGCACCGCTTAATATCCGCTTCGAGCGACGGTTACAAACACTCGTCGTCTTATGCCATACCTTGACAATTGCTATATGTCTCggagttttttttttcacctGTGCTATACCTCTGTCCTGGCCTCTGCTGCTACCCTATTTGATTCATATATCATTATTCTCGAATGCGGCCACATCGGGCTCGTTAAAATATAGGAGTGATTTTTTACGATCGCTCCCTATCTGGTCACTTTACGCCTCTTATTTTCCGGCCCGTCTACACCGCTCTGCACCTCTCCTGCCAACAAGGAAATATGTATTTGGATATCATCCTCACGGAATCATTTCTCTTGGCGCATTTGCAGCGTTCTGTACCGAGGCTCTACGTTTTTCGAAGCTTTTCCCTGGTATCACAAACACGCTACTCACACTGGATTCCAATTTTCGGATACCATTTTACCGAGAGTACGCACTTTCAATGGGTCTTGCTAGTGTCTCGCGCGAATCATGCGAAAACCTCCTCAGTAAAGGCGGAATAGACGGCGAAGGCATGGGGCGTGCTATAACGATTGTTATAGGTGGTGCGCGGGAATCCCTCAATGCATCACCAGGCTCATTACGTCTTGTCTTGAAGCGACGTATGGGGTTCATAAAGCTAGCCATCCGCACTGGTGCTGACCTTGTACCAGTCTTGGCTTTTGGAGAAAATGATCTATACGAACAGGTCCGTTCAGATAGCCATCCCCTTATTCACAAGTTCCAAATGTTGGTGAAACAGACACTGGGATTCACCATTCCGCTGTTTCATGCACGCGGTGTTTTCAATTACGATGTTGGCTTGATGCCGTACCGCCGCCCGCTGAATATTGTTGTCGGCCGGCCAATTCATGTGGTTCAGCAACAGGACAGAAACAAAATCAATGACGACTATATTGATCAACTCCATTCAGAGTACGTGAGAGAACTTGAGAGGCTGtgggaagagtggaaggacGTCTACGCCAAAGACCGGGTTTCTGAAATTGAAATAGTGGCCTAG
- the kipA gene encoding protein kipA (transcript_id=CADANIAT00004346) yields the protein MSTLPQPSRTASGPPLGAAAQLPIPKSRKSLPTSVESPRAVSPSKLRTPSSPRPTLSKSPLSNSATNISAARSTTVARTPSSPDKSLRRTISIAAFPQPPRPGSRPSTASSMTAPHGLQSSGSVKSKRGSRPSAGTTSQRSSKTHSLLSVGAAVPGTDMEASPSQSRSSSAEGSYSTSATTFDEGEPASTKSKETKGNVIVSVRVRPNVGGESSANPEWIVDARRGLLVYNGKEGGDYYYDNVFSAMENNARVYDSAAKRLVRRVMEGYHGTVFAYGMTGTGKTFSMQGTATSPGVIPLAITDIFSFIRETPHREFLLRVSYLEIYNEKIHDLLSASTGSSSEDIKLREDSKRGVYATPLKEEIVQSPTQLLRVIARGDHARRTGSTQFNARSSRSHAVVQIVVESRERVPTGTTQDRRSGLAPGGVRVSTLSLIDLAGSERAADDKERRTEGAHINKSLLTLGNIISRLSETKGKTAADKDGKHLPFRDSKLTRLLQPALSGNSLVSILCTVQLSSLVASETLNTLKFAARAKNNIVSHAKRAEEAFGGGGGDAGSRVLLERYRMEIQALRCQLENQTKAQAEKELKLEEQKLEQEAQERHEEQMLEMQLARTALKERIEHLNRLILSSKSTGVNSQGAMSALGRLSRLSSIDPGSRSLRSSVSQSTLGTSMRPVSFLSVHSQEFHLSNEDEDTIGEFADGKASAQRQIAALQADLADKNRYIATLERRLLQARRSSHSRMSLGIKANSSTDNPNFVAQLREKDMEINELRLQLDDKDRMLTALRSAARHRDLAQLTLDNQSLPKETSSPDREPPPTSQAPDPGAKRKSMDEVSRILDEMIQDRVESGHLIKGARGSVRVAPGSRRASESHQAAGPTGTTPLNSRPSA from the exons ATGTCTACACTGCCGCAGCCATCGAGAACGGCCTCCGGCCCACCACTGGGGGCAGCAGCCCAGTTGCCAATCCCAAAATCGAGAAAAAGTCTACCTACATCCGTCGAGTCTCCTAGGGCTGTTTCTCCCTCCAAACTACGCACACCTTCCAGCCCCAGACCGACACTCAGCAAGTCTCCACTTTCCAACTCAGCAACCAATATCAGCGCTGCCAGATCAACTACTGTGGCTAGAACTCCCAGCAGTCCTGATAAATCCTTACGGAGGACAATCAGCATTGCGGCATTTCCTCAACCCCCAAGGCCTGGAAGCCGCCCTTCTACCGCGTCATCAATGACGGCCCCTCATGGTCTACAATCTTCTGGAAGCGTAAAGTCAAAGAGGGGCTCGCGACCCAGTGCGGGGACTACTAGCCAGAGAAGCTCAAAGACCCATTCATTACTGAGCGTTGGAGCTGCTGTCCCAGGCACAGACATGGAAGCCTCACCTTCCCAGAGCAGAAGCTCATCTGCTGAAGGATCTTACTCGACAAGCGCGACCACATTTGATGAGGGTGAGCCGGCTTCAACTAAGTCAAAGGAAACCAAGGGAAATGTCATAGTCAGCGTAAGGGTACGGCCAAATGTTGGTGGTGAGAGCTCGGCGAACCCCGAGTGGATAGTGGATGCTCGTCGAGGTCTACTTGTATATAATGGGAAAGAGGGCGGTGATTACTACTATG ATAACGTTTTCTCGGCAATGGAAAATAACGCTCGAGTCTACGACTCGGCTGCCAAGCGTTTGGTAAGGAGGGTGATGGAAGGGTACCACGGCACAGTCTTTGCTTATGGTATGACCGGAACTGGTAAAACCTTTTCTATGCAGGGAACCGCAACATCTCCCGGGGTGATCCCCTTGGCCATCACGGACATATTCTCATTTATCAGAGAAACCCCACATAGGGAGTTTTTACTTCGCGTCAGCTATCTCGAAATCTACAACGAGAAGATTCACGACCTCCTTTCAGCGTCCACtgggtcttcttcagaggACATCAAATTACGCGAAGATAGCAAACGGGGTGTCTACGCAACTCCTTTAAAGGAGGAAATTGTGCAGAGTCCGACACAGCTCCTCCGCGTTATTGCGAGGGGTGATCATGCAAGGAGGACAGGCAGCACTCAGTTTAATGCTCGCAGCTCGCGAAGTCATGCAGTGGTTCAGATTGTTGTCGAAAGTAGGGAGCGAGTACCTACCGGCACAACCCAGGACAGGAGATCTGGTCTAGCCCCGGGCGGGGTTCGAGTATCAACACTGAGCCTCATCGATCTTGCAGGATCTGAGCGAGCGGCAGATGACAAAGAACGACGAACTGAGGGCGCACATATTAACAAGAGCCTTCTCACTCTGGGAAATATCATCTCCAGGCTGTCAGAAACCAAAGGCAAGACAGCTGCTGACAAAGATGGCAAACATCTGCCTTTTCGTGACAGTAAACTCACGAGGTTGCTGCAGCCAGCTCTCTCTGGCAATTCGCTGGTCAGTATTCTTTGTACCGTTCAACTGAGCAGCTTGGTTGCATCAGAGACTCTGAACACCTTGAAGTTTGCTGCTCGAGCCAAAAACAATATTGTTAGCCATGCCAAAAGGGCAGAAGAGGCGTttggtggcggcggtggtgatgCAGGCAGCCGCGTGCTACTTGAACGTTACCGTATGGAAATTCAAGCCCTGCGTTGTCAGCTTGAAAACCAAACGAAAGCGCAGGCCGAGAAAGAGCTTaagctggaagaacagaagTTAGAACAGGAGGCTCAAGAGCGCCacgaagagcagatgctCGAAATGCAGCTAGCTCGGACCGCACTCAAGGAACGAATAGAGCATTTGAACCGACTCATTCTAAGTTCAAAGTCCACAGGCGTCAACTCACAAGGAGCCATGTCTGCTCTTGGCCGGCTTTCCAGACTGTCTTCCATAGACCCGGGATCTCGGTCTCTGCGTTCTTCTGTCAGTCAATCCACTTTAGGCACGTCCATGCGgcctgtttcttttctttccgtcCATAGCCAAGAATTCCACCTGAGcaatgaggatgaggatacgATTGGGGAGTTTGCGGATGGAAAGGCGAGTGCTCAAAGACAGATAGCTGCTCTTCAGGCCGACCTTGCCGATAAAAACCGATATATTGCAACACTGGAAAGGCGTTTGCTCCAAGCTCGGCGATCCAGCCATTCTCGCATGTCATTGGGAATAAAAGCGAACAGCTCTACAGATAATCCCAACTTCGTGGCCCAGCTCCGAGAAAAAGATATGGAGATCAACGAACTCCGCCTCCAGTTGGACGATAAGGATCGCATGCTGACAGCTCTTCGCTCCGCTGCTCGACACCGAGATCTTGCCCAGCTCACATTGGATAACCAATCGTTACCAAAAGAGACTAGTTCTCCAGACCGAGAACCGCCGCCAACCTCTCAGGCTCCTGATCCCGGGGCGAAGCGAAAGAGTATGGATGAAGTTTCGCGGATCCTCGATGAGATGATCCAAGACCGTGTTGAGAGTGGACATCTCATAAAAGGTGCCCGTGGGAGTGTTCGAGTGGCCCCTGGAAGTCGAAGGGCATCCGAGTCACATCAGGCTGCAGGGCCTACAGGTACGACTCCACTAAACAGTCGTCCAAGTGCATGA
- a CDS encoding WD repeat protein (transcript_id=CADANIAT00004342), protein MERDALSRYPRTRARLGSDDPSTRSEAQDLLSRFTGIPSKEAQDTRKNSGDSPISHMKSTVSKVRAKIPRGTVQQRPRPGASVNPAIVLPTVKSKPPLLSSSESLSPERHIPRLAVTRRSRRARAGPVDYYKKISLSDSESEEVQANKTKSISRSVSRSRHSAIPALMPQAYPDRAKNIRRQDASLNSLFQRELGSHRPPRLNAKFVDNLRLCKAWKGASNDVVSLAWSPDGTKFAAGATAQCDEHMMAYNRKNNLLLGDLVTNELHELSDHWIHRPKNNVVNDPRLFMSVTAVQWFEDTLYTASYDHTVKLWDTSRGRTSCYKTLKHDSEVVVMARSNFAENLLATGTLTNTVGYWDISKAQYTPLELQRGRLRKDIELMPTSIAWGSTHATKDYLLIGMSEKEDSVAQHGLLAAFRVRESSIEPESFLPNAQNVFDITWHPVLPMFAIACTAGQQASRRTRSTVNLYEPLSRRTRVMELECPALDMNEVVFCPWNTNYISAGCTDGVTYIWDKRNPDEILHKLRHGDPLNQLDETIDREQADTGVNMQLWGASYDSFYTGASDGMVKRWNILRAPEDVLVQDVASLQEGIMCGAFSPDQSNMLIGDVSGGVHLLSNSPFMSDESTQFAFKESQYAIEQQELDSHFGVKAARDLVKSGQIERHPVFGPGKGPYYRGPFAAWARPTGTHPEFMAVTALEPNYEIRQLGGIDPKRRKGLTSAAREEVERHITLARIRNQKRGGNKRRNPRITYPAKDIMIDISSEPNMEKKTLARGLVCDTLSKRRYTMRKASLPIISNVEPEVIDLTGDSDAESPETSNINWKPPGVSRRSSEFEDEACDLEEDFWWPDSGKIDPNFAE, encoded by the coding sequence ATGGAAAGGGACGCTTTGTCTAGATATCCTAGAACCCGCGCTCGTCTAGGGTCTGATGACCCATCCACGCGCAGCGAAGCACAAGACCTACTTTCCAGGTTTACCGGAATTCCATCCAAAGAGGCTCAGGACACCCGTAAAAACTCCGGAGATTCACCGATCTCTCACATGAAATCAACAGTTTCAAAGGTTCGAGCCAAGATACCAAGGGGAACTGTTCAGCAACGACCACGGCCGGGTGCGTCTGTTAATCCTGCCATCGTCTTGCCGACAGTCAAAAGTAAACCACCGTTGCTATCCTCCTCTGAAAGCCTGTCGCCTGAGAGGCATATTCCTAGACTTGCGGTAACACGGCGTTCCCGCCGCGCAAGAGCTGGGCCGGTAGACTACTACAAGAAAATTTCTCTTTCCGACagtgaaagcgaagaagtgCAAGCAAATAAGACGAAATCAATTTCCAGGAGTGTGTCACGAAGTCGGCATAGTGCCATCCCTGCCTTGATGCCCCAAGCTTACCCGGATCGCGCCAAAAACATCAGACGGCAGGATGCTTCGTTAAACAGTCTATTTCAGCGGGAACTGGGCAGTCATCGCCCTCCAAGACTGAACGCAAAGTTCGTTGACAACTTGAGACTATGCAAAGCATGGAAAGGAGCTTCTAATGATGTTGTTTCACTGGCATGGTCGCCTGATGGGACAAAATTCGCAGCAGGGGCCACTGCACAATGTGATGAACACATGATGGCTTATAATAGGAAAAATAACCTCCTTCTTGGTGACCTAGTCACTAACGAGCTCCACGAACTATCAGATCACTGGATCCATCGACCAAAGAACAACGTTGTGAATGATCCGCGTCTTTTCATGAGCGTTACTGCTGTACAATGGTTTGAAGACACATTATACACTGCCAGCTACGACCATACAGTCAAGCTTTGGGATACCTCAAGAGGCAGAACCTCATGTTACAAAACCCTGAAGCATGACTCTGAGGTGGTCGTTATGGCACGCTCAAACTTTGCCGAGAACTTACTAGCTACGGGGACACTTACAAATACAGTTGGCTACTGGGATATTAGCAAAGCTCAGTATACACCGCTCGAACTGCAACGGGGAAGATTAAGAAAGGATATTGAATTGATGCCGACATCTATAGCATGGGGCTCTACGCATGCGACTAAGGATTATCTTCTTATTGGGATGTCGGAGAAAGAAGATAGCGTGGCCCAACATGGATTGCTTGCTGCGTTCCGCGTTCGAGAATCATCAATCGAACCGGAGTCCTTTCTGCCAAATGCACAGAATGTCTTCGATATTACCTGGCATCCGGTTTTACCAATGTTCGCGATAGCTTGCACTGCTGGCcagcaagcttctcgaaGAACCCGTTCTACTGTGAATTTGTATGAGCCACTGAGCCGCAGGACTCGTGTCATGGAGCTGGAATGCCCTGCTCTAGACATGAATGAAGTAGTATTCTGCCCTTGGAATACCAACTATATTTCAGCTGGTTGTACGGATGGAGTCACATATATCTGGGACAAGCGAAATCCTGACGAAATCCTGCACAAGCTTAGACATGGTGATCCTTTAAATCAGCTTGATGAGACAATTGATCGGGAGCAGGCGGACACTGGCGTTAATATGCAGCTATGGGGCGCAAGCTACGACTCCTTCTATACAGGTGCTTCAGATGGGATGGTCAAAAGGTGGAACATCCTTCGTGCTCCTGAGGACGTGCTTGTCCAGGACGTAGCCAGTCTCCAGGAAGGGATTATGTGCGGGGCATTCTCACCAGACCAATCTAACATGCTAATTGGAGATGTCTCTGGAGGAGTGCATCTGCTGTCTAACAGCCCCTTCATGTCTGATGAATCCACTCAATTCGCATtcaaagaaagccaataCGCCATCGAACAACAAGAGTTGGACTCACACTTTGGTGTTAAGGCGGCGCGTGACCTGGTGAAGTCGGGTCAAATTGAACGACATCCTGTCTTTGGACCGGGCAAGGGACCTTACTACAGGGGGCCGTTTGCTGCATGGGCACGGCCAACCGGGACCCATCCGGAATTTATGGCAGTGACTGCGCTCGAACCAAATTACGAAATACGGCAGCTGGGTGGCATAGACCCGAAGCGTCGTAAGGGCCTGACTTCTGCAGCACGAGAGGAGGTTGAAAGGCATATAACCCTTGCTAGGATACGAAACCAGAAGCGTGGTGGAAACAAGAGGCGCAATCCAAGAATCACATACCCGGCAAAAGACATTATGATTGATATATCTAGTGAGCCCaacatggagaagaagactcTGGCCCGGGGCCTCGTCTGTGACACACTGTCTAAGCGCAGATACACAATGCGAAAAGCAAGTCTTCCCATTATTAGCAATGTCGAGCCGGAAGTTATCGACCTTACTGGTGACTCCGACGCCGAAAGTCCTGAAACATCTAATATCAACTGGAAACCGCCAGGAGTCTCTCGAAGAAGCTCTGAGTTCGAAGACGAAGCATGTGATCTAGAAGAAGACTTCTGGTGGCCAGACAGCGGCAAAATCGACCCGAACTTTGCCGAGTAG
- the kin28 gene encoding TFIIH complex serine/threonine-protein kinase subunit KIN28 (transcript_id=CADANIAT00004345), with product MDAIREVKYLQELSHPNVIALHDVFSSKDQNLNLVLEYLPRGDLEMLIKDSDIHYGAADVKAWMGMLIRGVWFCHENFVLHRDIKPNNLLIASDGEVKLADFGLARSFADPYMNMTHQVITRWYRPPELLYGARQYSGAVDIWSVGMVFAELLLRVPFVAGNSDLDQISKICEAFGTPTEESWPGVSKLPNYIPADNNIPLQGREFFLRQFPTAGPVGADLLMSMCTLDPRRRTTAHQALQHRWWTTEPRPTNKQDLPQKPGGTKKMGDDLTRRGGELDDQFKNAARQLDFGAIKG from the coding sequence ATGGACGCAATTCGGGAAGTGAAATATCTCCAGGAGCTCTCCCATCCCAATGTCATTGCGCTCCATGACGTATTCTCGTCAAAGGACCAGAATCTCAACCTTGTCCTGGAGTACTTACCACGCGGTGACTTGGAGATGCTTATCAAGGACAGCGATATCCACTATGGTGCTGCCGATGTGAAAGCTTGGATGGGAATGCTTATCCGCGGGGTCTGGTTTTGTCATGAGAACTTTGTCCTGCATCGTGATATCAAGCCAAATAACTTGCTTATTGCCTCGGACGGGGAAGTCAAGTTAGCTGATTTCGGTCTGGCCAGATCGTTTGCTGACCCTTATATGAACATGACTCACCAAGTGATCACACGATGGTACCGACCACCTGAACTTCTGTATGGTGCCCGCCAATATTCTGGCGCTGTGGATATTTGGTCAGTGGGAATGGTCTTCGCAGAACTCCTTCTGCGAGTGCCATTTGTCGCTGGCAATTCGGATCTTGATCAAATCAGCAAAATTTGCGAAGCGTTCGGCACGCCAACCGAAGAAAGTTGGCCTGGTGTGTCGAAGCTGCCAAATTATATTCCAGCAGATAATAACATACCTTTGCAAGGCCGAGAGTTCTTCCTCAGGCAATTCCCGACAGCTGGTCCTGTCGGCGCAGATCTACTCATGTCCATGTGTACCTTAGATCCAAGACGGCGGACCACTGCGCACCAAGCCCTTCAGCATAGATGGTGGACTACGGAGCCCAGACCGACAAATAAACAGGACCTTCCACAAAAACCTGGCGGCACCAAAAAAATGGGAGATGATTTGACAAGGCGTGGCGGAGAGCTTGATGACCAATTCAAAAATGCTGCTCGGCAACTAGATTTCGGTGCCATAAAAGGGTAG
- a CDS encoding mitochondrial 37S ribosomal protein mS41 (transcript_id=CADANIAT00004344), protein MALRNPFSIFRTFRSFQSTQQCLRAIHTEPKSPRQKPLPLPTPFVPNVETFLKLIGRDMSKHASKFPSWDKLFSMSSEDLRDAGIESAEQRRYLIRKRSKFTKGWYGPGGDLEHVVDGAAQLRVMEVPMAPTKDTPSVDLMNYSATLTPGMKRVIVNLPPDATEYKHDPSKELKRYKGMKIHNGVYIRGPYLQPIAGTNGSAAIIRVQEGMWEDKKGHKVDGGERRRAEIRAKKRAEERKGRA, encoded by the coding sequence ATGGCACTACGCAATCCATTCTCGATTTTTCGGACGTTCAGGTCATTTCAATCCACACAGCAATGCTTACGAGCTATTCACACTGAACCTAAATCCCCGCGCCAGAagcctcttcctctaccGACACCGTTCGTTCCAAATGTCGAAACCTTCCTCAAACTAATCGGCCGCGATATGTCAAAACATGCCAGCAAATTCCCTTCCTGGGACAAATTATTCTCAATGTCATCTGAGGACCTTCGAGATGCAGGAATTGAATCTGCAGAACAACGACGCTACCTGATCCGGAAACGCTCAAAGTTCACAAAGGGCTGGTACGGACCTGGCGGAGACCTCGAGCACGTGGTGGACGGCGCTGCACAGTTACGGGTTATGGAGGTCCCTATGGCACCTACTAAAGATACCCCCTCTGTGGATCTTATGAATTATTCGGCTACTCTGACTCCAGGAATGAAGCGAGTAATCGTGAATCTGCCGCCGGATGCCACCGAATACAAACATGACCCTTCGAAGGAGCTCAAGAGGTACAAGGGCATGAAAATCCACAATGGAGTTTATATCAGGGGTCCTTACCTACAGCCAATAGCGGGTACCAATGGCAGCGCAGCTATAATCAGAGTTCAAGAAGGGATGTGGGAAGATAAAAAGGGACATAaggttgatggtggtgaGAGAAGACGGGCTGAAATCAGGGCTAAGAagagagctgaagaaaggaaaggacgTGCATGA